In the genome of Thunnus albacares chromosome 8, fThuAlb1.1, whole genome shotgun sequence, the window CTAAGAAAATACATCAGACGTGATCATTTACACATGGATGCAGCCATGCATACTAGTAAGTCTGGCATACTGATGGAAAAATCGACTACATAATTTATAACTTTTATACTAAGAATCTGGTGTGCTCATGTTCCTTCAACCTTCCCTCTGAAAATGGTGacttcctacatttcccagaataaTGCTCTATGTGTGCTGACTGAGTTTGGTAAGTAGCCAATCCAATTAAAATAAGATACAGAAGTCGATAATGAGCGGTATACCACGTGGACACCAAGGTCCAAGCTCAAAGTGAGACCTACCCTCACATCTACAAACATCAAGCTTCTAGATTTCTTTCAATTTTGTAAGTAAAACCTCTGATACTGTGATGgataaacagaacaaaaagaatTAAGCTTCTCGGAAATACTAACCTGTTGCACTCACATTTGTAGGACCAACAACAGTGCAATAACaattacagtatgtgtaataaagtaaagagatgaaagaaaaaaaaaataccttggTTTTTGCTGTACTGAAGTTTAGGCAGCTGAGCAATaataaacaggaagttgatGATGGGAAAGTAAGGGAGGCGCTTTGTGGTGATGTAGATCTGtgaggcataaaaaaaaaaaaaagatctgaataTCCTGAAATATATACcaaacaaaatagaaaacagacagaagacCGCAGGTGATAGATGCAGAGTAAAAAAGCTTCAGTCTGTGGTGGTTTCTGAAAATCAAAAGACTAATATTGATTCCAGGTGAAATGTGAGATTAGAACAAGGCTAAATCGTTATGCTGGAAGACCGAAAATTTCCTAACCTTGTTGAGTGGGTTGTGAATGCCGGCAGCCTCCAGGTAGGCAGCAATCTCATACAGAAGAGTGTTGTCCTCTTTAGGGTAGGGCAGAGATGGGTCGTGGTAGTGGGCCTCAATGTCTGCCAGCAGAGACCTAGCAGGATCACAATTAAAAATGGACTAAATTAGAGTTAAAGCTAAAATTAGATCTATAAACGTTTATCAACTAAGACTTGTGCATGAAAGCAAATTTGAAAAATCCAATTTTAGAAAGTCTTATTTTATcaaaaaccaaacagaaaagTTATTATAAAATCATTAATATACTGATCAAAAGAAACAAGAATGCCAGAGGAATGACTCAAACAACATTTCACAGCCTCACGCAGCAGTTAGTATGTTTTTATGatactgaaaagaaaaaattccTTCCTCTCAGCACTTACAATACTTATTGTATTGTACCACAATCATAGAGATGTTTGTGAAAAGGTATGCACTCTGTGGTGACACTAGACTGACTTGTTAAGGTTTTCCAGGGCAGCAGCCAGGTGTTTGGAGTCAAACTTGCAGGAGTAGTTCAGCTCATTAGCGATCTGTTGTCTGAGAATCTGCATCTGACCAACCTACAACAAACATATGCAGTCAACATTATTTTCATGCCATCTTGTCTTTATTGGAAGGTTGCCACCAATGACGAGTAGTAAGTACATCCCATAAATATCTGAATTtaagttcattcattttaattttttatttgcaaTCATGACACAATAACATAGACCAGTACCTTCATTATGGCTTCCAAGTATGCGCCCCAGATCTTCTGGGTTTTGGCGACAGCAGTGGCATACACTTTGCTGGCATTAGCTGttgcagaaagaaaaatagatttttctcAAGGAGTAAAAAGATCATGGTGTGTTATAAGTTTTTCCTAAATGAGTACCCACACACAATGCCCTGAACTGGGTTGACAGCACCCAGCATGGCTTTAAAGACATCTACCACAGCCCTGTCCCTCAGGATGGTCTTCTGAAGCATCGTCAGGAAGTTCTGATTGGGAGAAACACGTTGTTTAACATATTAAGATAAACTTACTGCACTATGTGCACTGAAGATGGCATAAAAGCCCTAACAGTGCTGGAAACAGCAATTTGTCAccattgtttatttcagtgagACCTTTTGTGTAGGCCAGTTACCTGCAGTTCCTTAACAATCATGAAGCACAGCAGACGGTCCAGTCCGTTGAGACCAAATGTACCCAGGGTGTTCTGGATCTCAGAGAACAGCCTGTTGTTGGTCACCTCCTGGTGGCTCTTTAGGTCATACCAGGTGTTCATTTGGTCAATGTAGCATGTTACCCTGTAGAAAGGACCAATATTTTTCAGACAGCTTATAAATACTGCAAGATTTGGCGCCTACAAATATGACCAAAGCttttatcttcatcttcattttcAAGCTGAGGTagttttaagagaaaaaaaaaattataggATTTTCTGTCATAGGATTGTAATCACTCCTCTTTTCCAATTTCACTGTTAAATGAAAGGAGACGTACTTGGGATCAGTGATTCGAAGGATTTCTCTGCAGAGACGACCGATGAAGGTGGCAGACTCATCCACAGAGGGAAACTTGGGGATGGGGATGTGGGTGGACTGGTGCACACTCTGCCAGTCCTGGATCTGATTGGAAGCAAGGAAATAATCAACTCAACAACCAGAGCGTTGAACTGATGTCAGTGCACTATTCACGGAAGTGATTGAAAACTGTAAAAGGGCACGGTACTGCGCTGAGCCAGACCTTGGTCCTGAGGAAGCTGTTGCATTCCTGTTCTACATTGTAGTTGATGATGCGGGACACCTCCTCCTGCCAGATTTTAAGGCCGTAAATGCTGACATAGTCCTGGATGTACTCAAATGACCTGTAGAACCCATCCATGGTGGCCGCCATGTCTTTTAACTTTGGCATCAGCTCGCTGGGCTGAGAGAGTGGAAGATATATATTCTtgtttaatttcttcttttagTATTTCACAGTTGTGTTAGCCCTGCATCTTGCAGCATGGAATACATGGAActcagttcagtttttatatACATTACAGTGAGCCAGCTATTCTGGACAAAACCAATTGATTGTaaattgttttggttgtttgtcCTGGAGAAAGATGTCCAGTTCTATTATAAATAGAATAATTTGTCTCTTCTCACACATGAAATAATTCCCAAAATTCACTCCAGATTGATAATGAACTGTAAAATATGATTGTCAATACAAGCAGCTATCAAAAACAGATGAACAAGTGCAGTAACCTACTGTTTGATTTATCTGTAAGACACATAGCAGATCTGATGTCTGACCTTAGCTTTGGGGTTGAAGATCAATCCTTTGTGCAGAGCATAAGCCACCCTCTTCACCAGCTCCTTCCTGATGCCATCTTCCAGAAGTTGCTTAGGATCCACCTAAAACGTCAGAGTGTGTTAGTAAACTAAAATCCACTACGATACCAGCACTATATCCCTCTCCCAAGTCCAAACCCCTTCATCACACCACCTACCTTAATGATTCCAACTAAAGTGGTCTTCATCATCAGGATGCCCTCAGTGAAAATGGAGATGTCATGGGTGAGTTTAGCCACCTATAATCACGTGAAGCAGAAAGATGTTTGGGCACACAGTGACAGATACAATCCAGTGAATTTAAATTTGAACAAGTTTATTGCATTGCATTTATTACATTGACAGTGTGCTCTTTCATGCTGCTGGATTAAATGtttgctgttctgtttttaaatccGAGGCTGTATATCTGAGAGAGCACAATCTAAATTGAATTTCTACTCAAAAGCTTAACTCTATAACGGTCGCATTTAATTTCAAGGCATTTGACTAATATTACAGATATGCCCGACAATATTAAATTTGAACTTCAACAATTCATTATCTGCCATACAAATTCAAATGAGTGCAATTCAAATAAGGCTCTGCTGGCAAAATTTGTTTCCATATCAAACTTTCTTTTCTAATTTCTATTTCACATCAAAAGCTGTGGGTGAGATTGAAAAATGTTCCGATATGACAGCTTGTATGATTGCCTCCGACTCAAATAAATTAGTCCACATCGAAACAGAACAACTTCGGGCCTCTCTTCTGATAAGTCTGCTTTTGATTTTGTATaagatcaaatgtttttttaaaacttcaatGACATTCTGAACAAGACTCATGGATACATGCACATACTAAATTGTGACAATTTCAAACATAACAGCTGCTTTACTTCATAGCGAGCCCCGAGTTGGGAGTAGTCCTTTAGCTTGTCCTTGTCCAACCGTGTGGGCACCTCCATAATGTCATGGATCTGAAGCTTGACGATCTTAGCCAGAGAGGTGAACATGCTCTCTGGGATGATCTGCAGAACCtggaaacatgaaataaaacaccTAAACTGATCATCAACATCAATCTATGTTTGAgttataaataaagaaagactATAGaaagataataaagaaataagagtCGAGATTAGTCTTCAAAAGCAGATGGTACACGATACTGTAGATGAACAATCTTGTCTACAGCTAGTAGGAGCAAATCCTCTAGTATTAAGGGACATGGCATGTGGCTGATGACACCAGAAGGCAACAGCATCTTAAAGTACACATCTGCTAAGCAAGTCTTTTCGGGTAAATTTTGGAATTAGGAGGTTTTAGAAAGATGAATCATGACTGTAGTTGTTACTGTACAGCTGCCAAACAATAATTTACAGCATGCAGAGCTCATTAGTTACAGTTATGAGGTCACATAAAAAGTTATGTTATCTCTACTTTTGTAAGATCTCAggtttaaacatgaatttaatatGCTGCAATGTACCTTTCTGACATAAGCCACCAATTCTCCTGAATAGAACTGTGAAACACTCAGCAGGTCAGCGCTGTTGGCCTGGTTGATACGCAGCAGCGGAAGATCCAATGCAGATGCCAACtggtcacacacaaacatacacacacacacacacaaaagcaagtTAAAACAGAATTCCTTTAACATCACAGGTAAGAATTCTCTACACTAAGGCTAAgttatgcatgcatgcatgcgtgtgtgtgtgtgtgtgtgtgtgttgggcacAAATATTCTTCACCTTCAGAAATGTAGCTCTCAGTTTTGTGACCATGGACGGGTTGACTCTGATGCTCTCCTGCATAATTGATGTGAAGCTGCAGAATAAAACATAAGCATGAAAAAACATTACACTCGAGAAAAAACTGGTGAGAAAAATATGCtctacagacaaaacaaaagcactACTGAgttaaataaaagacaaaacaactgcTGCACTGTGGTCTTCTTGTGACCTGTGTTGCTGTCTTTTGCTACAACCTGCATGCTAATgagaaaaataatgtgaattaCAATCAAAGTAGAAAAACACACCAGGCAATCAATTATTAATATTGCATTGTGGTCATAATATCAAAGATTAATCTTTGGTTTCTTCGTGGTTATGTCTGATAATATCTGTTAATATCTGATATTTATACGACACCGCACAAATGAATCACTCTGTATAGCCAGAATTAAGTACCTGTCAATTATCTGCCATGCGTATGACAAGTCCCCGACTATCTGCATAGTAATGAGGACTTCTTCCTTGATATTGATGGTGCGGATCATTTGGTGCAGGAACTTTCTGGTGTCAGCCAAGAACTGACAGACCTGCAGGTTAGACTCCAACTGGTGGAACTCCTGGACCTAAAGACCAagggaaaaacattttatagacatacagtaccagtcaaaagtttggacacactttcccattcactcgaatgagaaagtgtgtgtattCTGTTCTGTTACAGAATATACACACTTTCTGTCTCAGTGTTacaatctcatgtctgtatcTGAGGATTCTAGGCACAAAAtcacatttctatttctattgcctccgccaaccagtcaagttgcagtttacctccatgtctgtccagactcataatatttgtagtgaagactttcaaagaatttaataaaaaggtatCAAGTGTATTTTCTGGCAAAATGGAAGTTCTCATTATATTGACATGTATGATTCCAGTGTATAATTTGCAGTGAGAAACATGCTGTCTTCACTTAGGTACtatttggatataaaatgtcatcacttaaTTTTTATCTTATTAGACATTTGTGGGAAATTTAGTCACAATTAGTGTATGAACtctgagttatggccaaaaacgtgttttataaggtcacagtgaccttgaccttttaCCACCAAactctaatcagttcatccttgagtctaAGTGGAcctttgtgccaaatttgaagaaattccctcaggGCATTCCTGAGATATTGCATTCATGAGAATAGGATGgacgcacagacagacacacggACAGATGCACAGACggacaacctgaaaacataatgccttCAGCCACAGCTATTGAAAGCGCGGAGGTATAAAAATGAGGGCATTGCAAGCCACAAAACATTTCTAATATGTATTCTGATGTGACCATATTAATATGCATTTCATAGCAgttaattatgttttctgttttgctaCTGTTTGCATGAATTGCTCTTGGATTCCCTTATTAGCTATATGCATGAATCTAAAGCAATATACATCTGTGAAGATTCCCAGTCTGAGGGgggttgaatcgagggcaactggacttgttGAAAAGCACTATTTAAAGTGATTTAAAGACAGGATGAATTATCATTATCTCACTCACCTCAACAAGAGCCTGTATGAGCTGGACTGTCTTCCTTCCAGCAGCTGTAGAGTCCTCATAGTTCAAAGATTCGATCTGCTTTGAGATTTCTCTAAACCAGGCTTGTAAGTTCTCTGTGAAGGTTAATACAGGTATGCAGTACAAGTAGAGAAAGAATGTTATCAAAGTGTCTCACAAGTGGTGGTTAAGAAAAATGGGTCGAGAGGAGCTAGAGTTTCAACGGGCAGAAATAAGCATGACTGATGTAAATTTAATCCACCTCTCCTTGCATGTGTGtctttcatgattttttttccatgatgTTTCTCTGcctcaacatttttttctcagaagCTTCAAGCTTAAActcatttatgtatttgtgcTCCAAGACTGAAATAATCCATGCACGGCACACAGCTGTGGCTGCTTCAGTACCACTTCCTCCCTGCATGTGTAATCCTGCATCTTATCCATCCTAACAGCGTAACTCACCGTTTTTCTCCACTCTGGTAAGTGGTTTGACGCCTGAGAAGACTTCGGCCAGCTCTGTCATTCTCTCTGATCCCTCCTTCTTGAAGCTCTCCCACTTGATCTGCTTCTCTGACAGCATCTGCTTGAACATCTGGAAGAGGGGGACAACACAGATGCGGAGTCGATGAGGAAGGATTAGTCAGATGAGATGTGTAATGAGAACATTAAATTTGTGTCCTCTCCTAATGATAGACTGGCTAGCCATATGTTGTCTCACAGTATGCTAATAAACAACAGAGAGGACACACCTAACAAGAAACACAGTTGGTTGCATCACTGTGGAATTACTCTGGCTTTAATTTCACACTTTCACTCTGTCTAAAGAAGCAAGAAGCTTGACATGTTTGAAAGCACCTCAACACTCACCAGTTCATCCTCCTTTGATTAAGCTCCCATACTATTAGTGACAATTTGCTCTTATTTCCATGTTTTACCCTGTCGCCATTAGCATTTTCCAGTACTAAAGAGAGACTCTCACCTCTTTGAGTGTGAACTCAAACTGAGCAGTGTCTAGCAGGAGCTGGAAGAGGATCTTGGGGTTGTACTTGGAGTCGTTGAGCACTTGGTCTTTGATCTGACGCAGTCGCTTGTTGTTTGGGTCATAAGCTATGAGACAGAAGATGATTAATTTAAGTAAACTGCAAATCAACAATATAAAGTATTTTCATTAATATAATCCTGTTTAAAGGCAAAGCCACAGATTTGGAAATCTGGGCTTAATTGGAGCACTGGAGCAATGTACTGTATGGACTTTTCCAGATGAAGACATCTCTACCGAAGCAGCTCAAACCAGCTAGAAATTGGTAGATGTAAAATTCAGGTGGCACATGACAACAGTGACATTATTTACTCTTAACTAATTTACACTCTAGTCTTTGAGGGAAAATCTCCCTAATACtctcacctgactctgcagagTGCAGCATCAGCCAGCGGATAGCGACATTGCAGTCCCTCAGACAGTTGAGCAGTTTGGGAATGTTGTCCAGGATGATCTCCTCCCTCAGGAAACCTTCCTTCAGCAGCTGTTGCACATGAGGCCTCAGGCTCTCCATGCTGGCTGCATAACGAGTGGCCTAAACACACAGTTATGCTGATGATGTTGGGAGATATATAATTGATCTTTCCTCAGACgattaattattcattcatttactcCCACTTGTCTTTAAGACATATAGTAATGTCCACAGTCCAGTCACCAAGCAAGGATCAATCATTTGCTTCCTCTGTGCATTACTGATGTGagtgcaggtttttttttttttattagtacCAGTAGTTCAAATCATTCACTATCTTTTTATCTAACAAAACTTTTGGAGAAAAGTTAAACAATGTCTTTCAAAAGTCACTGATGTCATTAATTTGCTTTTGGTTCAATTTAGATTCTGCACAGTTACAGAGAATGACTCACTAATTCTGTGAACACAGTTATCAGTATCTGCATACAATAGAGTGCCACACTAACAGACTGTAAAATGAAGAATCTGAAGACTGTGTGACATCGAAGCCAATCCAAAAAAGTAGACTAATAGTCATTGCAATAATCAACACAATGTATCAGAGTATAACTACCCCCACTGGGACCAAAAAAGGTCCCTCCCTCCCACCTATGTGGCGACCAGTACCCTCCCCTCCCATCCCACGATAGTTCTATATTACTTAATACATAGATTCATAGATTTACAACAATACAGCAAAGTGCACTTACATACATCATAATGCCATACTTGTACATATTCAAGCCAGCAGCTGTTAAACATCTGCTGCTGCAAAGGCCCACGCATGGACAATTCTTACTCTAGCCCCATGTATTCTCGCTATAAATTGTTCCATGTGTAGTATGTTCAGAAAAGACATTAGCCATTGTGTATGGGTGAGTGAATGAGAAGGAGTCCATCTTAGAGCTAGcatttttttgctgctgtaagACCAGCAAATAAAATCTGAGATTTGGAGGCTGACAAATCAGGTCATAAGGTATCATTCAAAATCAACAACTTGGGACAGCAAGGTATATGCAAACCCAGTAAATCTGATAGAGCAGACGATACTACTTTCCAGAATGAAGCCACTCCAGGGTACTCCCAGTACATATTCATAAATGAGCCCATGAGGCCAAGAGTACATAGATGACAGATTGGAAAGGTTATGAGTTTCATCAGGTGACATTTTCTAGGAGTGAGGtaaaaaattgaattaaatacGTTTGTGATTAGGGTTTTTAGATGTGCAGTCCAAATTGTCTTAGACAGTAAACCAATAGACCACATCACTATAATGGTCAAGACCTTTTTCCCCACACCTGATGAACAGCGAGAGACCCACAAGAGGAGTTCGGTAACAAGGTGTAGAACTTAGAGACTAAACCACTTGTCTGAACACCCACATGACATGACACTCATGAGTGTATAACAAATGTCCCAAGGGTACACCATAAGCACACATGGAAGATCTGAGTTGCAGGTACAGGAAAAATGAAGGGCCAGGTAAATCAAATGATATTCGCAAGTCATTAAACATTCTGAGACCCTCCTCATTACAGATGTCAGACAGAATATAGATACCTTTATTGCTCCATTGGGGAAATGAAAAAGGGACTCCTCCGTTAAGAAGAGCAAAATTGTGGAAAATGGGACTGTGGGTGTGCCACATTAACTGAGAATGAGTAGCTTTCTCTACAGTGTGCCAAGTTGATAAAAGATTATGGGGCCCCATAATGTCTTTCCTTTTATACATTTGGAGCATTTAAGAGACAGATTAGAGTATATCAAGTCTTGTAAACGATGAAGAGAGGCCAGATTTTCCTCTATAGCCCGCCATGAAACAGATGTATTGGGGTCTTACCAGAATGATAATGGGCGCAACACATATGACCAAAAATATATCTTGAAATTGGGGACAGCTAGTCCTCCTTCCTGTCTGCCACGTTGCAGAGTTGACAGTTTGAGGCGAGGACACTTGCTCCTCCAAATGTATTTTGAGATGAGACTGTGGATCTTATCCCAGTAACCctttgggggaaaaaaggggtaacatatagaaataaaaaaagtttaCCCTTCGTAAAATATCCATTTTTATAATGGAAATATGTGCTAGGGAGACTACTGAGAGAAGTGACCATTTTTTCATGTCAGCTTCCACTCTACTTAAGATGCCCTGGAAGTTTTTAATTGTAACTGAGTACAAGGAGGAGAAGATATTCACACCCAGGTATTTGAAGGACATCACCACTGGAATATGAGATGGTATGGTGGAAGGGACAAGAAATGAGTTGAGTGGGAGTAACTTAAACCAGTTGATTTTGTAACTTGACAGCCAATCCAGTTTTCTTAATACCTGCTCTTTGATGTTGGCAGAGTCCAGGGTGTAGTTAAGAGCAGTCTTGGCAGCTTTGTATGGGTCCCAGGCCTCCACCAGGTTCACCGTGATCCCCATGTAGATACTAATAACCTGCAGTTagacaacataaaaacactttggtacaacaaaaaataaatgacatcaaTGAAAAACTGAGAGGAAATGAGACAGACTAGATAAACTCAGTGAAAATAATATTATCATGAAATCTACTAGCATGACATTATCCGTACAGATCAAGCCTAACATATGACGCACAGTCTAACCAGTGAACAAACCCATCAAGTGTCTCACCCAATTGTCAGGGAAGTACTTGTCCACTATCTCTCTCATCTTGGCCTGCTGGGTGTGGAGTATGGAGGGGCTGAAGTAAAGGCAGACATACAGCATGGCTGCCTGGTTAGCCAGCGCTGTGCTCCGATGCTCTGGTAGAGGGTAAGCAGACACCTGATAGAAGGAGGAGAAGTTTTGTTTTAGGTCCCGACTGGAACATTTGCTACAATCCATCCACACTCTCTTTTCTTTGAACTTTGAACTGTCTAATGAAGGCAAAAATGCAATAGTTGAGCATATTCAGCAGTCCGATCTGTTACAGCTCATACATTAAACAGGGGGTGGTAAAATGTTTCTCACTTGGTTGTATATGTCGTCTGAGCGCAGCCTCCCAATGACCATGCTAATAAAAGTGTTACTGATGGGAACCCTCTGGAAGTAGCTCTCTGGGTAGTTGGGTGGCCGTTTAGCTCCAGGCTGGCTGGAGTAGCCGGTGCTACGCAGCAGTTTGCAGATGTCGTCCAGGTTGGAGTCGGCTGATGAACGTGCGGCACTGAAGAAGATGTGAAACAATACAGCATGTTTCAAAAGATGGTATGTATTTAAGTGGATGCATTAGTGCACAGAAAAAATTAATGTGTTAAGAGTTATTATGGGAGACAATTTAGAGACTGAGGCTGTATGTTGTTTCTTGGTGTTGACGTTGGTATAATAATTTGATATAGTGAATGATTCATCCTGCTTCggtatgtgtttttctgtacaCCTAACATCAGGAACTAATAAGATGTACATTTGTGAATATGCTAGCaataaatttatatttaaacttATGTTTTGATGTAAAACAACACTCAAACAGTAAGAAGAATTTAAGTGCATCCACATCTGTACTAATAAACTTTCTTCTTTGATGCATATTTACATGAAGAAAGGTAGTTTGCAACTGacaggcagaaagagagagaaaaaaagagatcagGTACAACAACTATAATGTTTACTCTGTCTAAAATTTTAAGCCGATACATGTATGAGTCAAGTAAAATGACTCAACTCTGCTGTGAGCGATCTCCCTGGCTAAAGAGTGAGTAGAAAGCATCGAGTGTGTGAGTCAGTGAGATAATGTCGTATTTGCTTGTGTGGGTGTCTGAGTCACAAGCGCACCTGTATCTATAATAGGAAACAAGCATCCTTTCTCTGACCTCTCCTTCAATTTTTTGGTCAATAACCAGCAACATGACTCCATAAAGGTAGAGAGCCTCGCACTGggtggaaaagaaaacacacacaatcaactTCTGTGTTGTCGctttaatgtgtaattttaaGGGCTAGGCATGAAAATCAATCTGCAAATGAGCGACACAGACAATTAATTTTGATGTGAACTCATCACAAACAGATATCTGGAAGAATAACGTTAGCTTGTCCCTGTAATTTTTACAAAATTAAAactgatttgcatttttattactTACTAGGAGCTGTTTCCCATCCTCATTTAGAAGCACAGTCTCAAGGGTCTGCTGAATATAAACACCCTCATGTAGGTCATCCAAATATCTGGAGACAGGAGAAATAATATCAGAACATCTTTTGATATTGTCTTTACCAGGTTTTGTGGTttaaaaagagggaaaaagacaAAGGAAGGGGCATCAAACACGGGTCAGGAACTATGTTTGGGCCTTTCCATAATACATTCAGTCAATCAATGataaattactttatttgaATCGGACAAACTCACATTATGATTTTGTAATCAGAACTGCAAGCAAACTAAACCACACCCCTACATAACCCGGCCCTGTCTTACCTGTTAAGATCCACTATATATTTGTGGACACTCTCAAAAGCCAGATAGAACCTCGACAGAATTTCAATGTTGTTCTCTCTAAACTCTTCATCGAGGTCCTGAAGTTCAGGTTTGGCTTCCAGCTTCCCCTCATAATACTCTGGGCCCTGGAGAGGAAGCAACATTTTGTAACAATGCAGGTGAAATTGATAGTCTTGTTTTGTACTGTACACAAAGCTACCAACAGTACAAATATGGGGAGAAGCAGTACAAATGTGTTCCCTTTAGagagcaattattttcataaatcaTACACAGAGCTACAATTGCGTTTACAGCAGCCCTACACAGCCTCCATTGGATATGCGGTGATGTAGTACTTATTCCAACTTGAAAGAAATTGGAGTTGGAAGAAATCCCACCTCTACTTAGTATTTAGTTACTATTAAGTACCTCCAATCAAATATGGCTCTTACTGTATTTTGATCAGATCACAAACTTAGAATAAATTAGGTTGTCCTCTTagctttattttcttattctatTTAATCCGGTAGTCCCACTGAGAGACTTGAGAACAaataacatacatacacagacaagcACATAATCAGCATACAGAACAACATAACTACAGCCAGAAAGCCACAATCAACAAGAATTAATAAAAGCATTTACAAGAGTCATAAGAAACATCAGATAATGAAGGTTTGAAATGTCAAAGGAGAATAAAAGAATCTAGTTTAAGGGCAGTTTGCAGTTCATTTAAAAGGTGTACAGTACCTGAAGCCAATTCTGCCAAGATTACTGGGTACATAAGAATATCTAAGGTTAAGTAGTTACTGGATCgtgtgctgtacatttaaatgtgGCTGAGAAGAGATGTGAAGTAGTTTGGAAGCTTAAACAATCAAACTTTATAGATGATGTTGGTTGGCTACTATGAGCATTAAACGACAACCAAACTGTTTTAGGCCTACAAATGTTTTGTAACTCCTGCCATGACCTAATTCATACCTTAAAGTAGCTAAAGTCACAGATAATGTCTCCATATTTCTGCTGGTCACTCTTGTCCTTGAGCCTGAAAACTGCAGGGATGAAGTCAGAGAGGCGCAGGAGCTCGGCAATGATGGCATTTCC includes:
- the washc5 gene encoding WASH complex subunit 5, which produces MVDFLAENNLCGQAILRIVSRGNAIIAELLRLSDFIPAVFRLKDKSDQQKYGDIICDFSYFKGPEYYEGKLEAKPELQDLDEEFRENNIEILSRFYLAFESVHKYIVDLNRYLDDLHEGVYIQQTLETVLLNEDGKQLLCEALYLYGVMLLVIDQKIEGEVRERMLVSYYRYSAARSSADSNLDDICKLLRSTGYSSQPGAKRPPNYPESYFQRVPISNTFISMVIGRLRSDDIYNQVSAYPLPEHRSTALANQAAMLYVCLYFSPSILHTQQAKMREIVDKYFPDNWVISIYMGITVNLVEAWDPYKAAKTALNYTLDSANIKEQATRYAASMESLRPHVQQLLKEGFLREEIILDNIPKLLNCLRDCNVAIRWLMLHSAESAYDPNNKRLRQIKDQVLNDSKYNPKILFQLLLDTAQFEFTLKEMFKQMLSEKQIKWESFKKEGSERMTELAEVFSGVKPLTRVEKNENLQAWFREISKQIESLNYEDSTAAGRKTVQLIQALVEVQEFHQLESNLQVCQFLADTRKFLHQMIRTINIKEEVLITMQIVGDLSYAWQIIDSFTSIMQESIRVNPSMVTKLRATFLKLASALDLPLLRINQANSADLLSVSQFYSGELVAYVRKVLQIIPESMFTSLAKIVKLQIHDIMEVPTRLDKDKLKDYSQLGARYEVAKLTHDISIFTEGILMMKTTLVGIIKVDPKQLLEDGIRKELVKRVAYALHKGLIFNPKAKPSELMPKLKDMAATMDGFYRSFEYIQDYVSIYGLKIWQEEVSRIINYNVEQECNSFLRTKIQDWQSVHQSTHIPIPKFPSVDESATFIGRLCREILRITDPKVTCYIDQMNTWYDLKSHQEVTNNRLFSEIQNTLGTFGLNGLDRLLCFMIVKELQNFLTMLQKTILRDRAVVDVFKAMLGAVNPVQGIVSNASKVYATAVAKTQKIWGAYLEAIMKVGQMQILRQQIANELNYSCKFDSKHLAAALENLNKSLLADIEAHYHDPSLPYPKEDNTLLYEIAAYLEAAGIHNPLNKIYITTKRLPYFPIINFLFIIAQLPKLQYSKNQGMTCRKATDPVDWPPLVLGMLTLLKQFHSRYTQQFLALIGQFIRSIMEQCTSQKIPDMPSDVVGALMFLEDYVKYTKLSRKVAEAHVPSFIFDEFRTIL